In one Lujinxingia sediminis genomic region, the following are encoded:
- a CDS encoding proprotein convertase P-domain-containing protein yields the protein MRTLTKLSALAILAASAIACGGDGGEVEQRECGPGTYLVDGQCEVDESNCGAGSILNDEGQCEPTGEICGENTTYDAGQGRCVPNIGIQCAEGTIEVDGECVPEDAVECAEGTVVANNQCVPADDICGDGTEPDNQDRCRPTDEVCGEGTSFDVATRTCVPTSLLSCGAGTIQIDGTCRLRAGVVADLAATATLNLDEAGETPIDLVSGEALVFTGNIDAPELSEGEYVQDLDTLLINGTPGQWIRVAIHANGMPEPGFVFMEEVAEPANPEAEEPPAPFSRTSDAGAGLDFSREIVIPNEGVYALNVGPIAQLLELAGPAGGEDWGYVGSIELIDAPTPTAVEFPQDAISGDVRHLTENFYEVSGVAEGDQFVFFLNQVPSDAQAEVQIWTDATTLAETITIDGGVFIMNAPAESFFLLVDRVYSDGPATAYNAQPNSSQTIDGEASITETITLAAGEYITISQWNGAEANLSASISAGGEALVESSALRPRTATSGTRALQWFAFEETEVTVTFENTSEDALEGVVVGIAVASAIDLGEVAPGAAPTLSRALPAETQSYLTFETTELINWTIALQGNIVADFELIATDGSLITEAVNTALFRAGELAVGRFLLKVTPADTVPANTAVQFEVSTVFEQSLFDVAVNSPSENNIVATTTSTITVPQSCQRVGSIEVYVTTNQGTWQDELTLKLTSPASQTVRLFTPSSTTSSPLDRTFPTLHTPVDSMDVFVGQNAPGDWTLEVEYTWSNSGRTLPEWRLTIDCVE from the coding sequence ATGCGTACCCTGACAAAACTCTCCGCGCTCGCCATCCTGGCTGCCAGCGCCATCGCCTGCGGTGGTGATGGTGGCGAGGTCGAGCAGCGTGAATGCGGCCCCGGCACGTACCTTGTTGACGGCCAGTGCGAAGTCGACGAATCCAACTGCGGCGCAGGCTCCATCCTCAACGATGAAGGCCAATGCGAGCCCACCGGCGAGATCTGCGGCGAAAACACCACCTACGACGCCGGTCAAGGCCGCTGCGTGCCGAACATCGGCATCCAGTGCGCCGAAGGCACCATCGAAGTCGACGGGGAGTGCGTGCCCGAAGACGCCGTCGAGTGCGCCGAGGGCACCGTCGTCGCCAACAACCAGTGCGTCCCCGCCGACGATATCTGCGGCGATGGCACCGAGCCCGACAACCAGGATCGCTGCCGCCCCACCGACGAGGTCTGCGGTGAGGGCACCAGCTTCGATGTCGCCACACGCACCTGCGTACCGACCTCCCTGCTGAGCTGCGGCGCGGGCACCATCCAGATCGATGGTACCTGTCGCCTTCGCGCAGGCGTCGTCGCCGACCTGGCCGCCACCGCCACCCTCAACCTCGACGAAGCTGGCGAGACTCCGATCGACCTCGTCTCCGGCGAAGCCCTCGTCTTCACAGGCAACATCGACGCCCCCGAGCTGAGCGAAGGTGAGTACGTCCAGGACCTGGACACCCTGCTCATCAACGGCACCCCCGGCCAGTGGATCCGTGTGGCCATTCACGCCAACGGTATGCCCGAGCCCGGCTTCGTCTTCATGGAAGAAGTCGCCGAACCCGCCAACCCGGAAGCCGAAGAGCCCCCCGCTCCCTTCAGCCGCACCAGCGACGCCGGCGCCGGCCTGGACTTCAGCCGCGAGATCGTCATCCCCAACGAAGGCGTCTACGCCCTCAACGTGGGTCCCATCGCCCAGCTCCTCGAGCTTGCCGGTCCCGCTGGCGGCGAAGACTGGGGCTACGTCGGCAGCATCGAGCTCATCGATGCGCCGACGCCGACCGCTGTGGAGTTCCCTCAGGACGCCATCAGCGGTGATGTCCGCCATCTGACCGAGAACTTCTACGAGGTCAGCGGCGTGGCTGAGGGCGATCAGTTTGTTTTCTTCCTCAATCAGGTTCCGTCTGACGCGCAGGCAGAAGTCCAAATTTGGACGGACGCCACGACCCTGGCTGAAACCATCACCATCGACGGCGGCGTCTTCATCATGAACGCCCCCGCCGAGAGCTTCTTCCTCCTCGTCGATCGCGTCTACTCCGATGGTCCGGCCACGGCCTACAACGCGCAGCCCAACTCCAGCCAGACCATCGACGGCGAAGCCTCCATCACGGAAACCATCACGCTTGCTGCGGGTGAATACATCACCATCAGCCAGTGGAACGGTGCTGAAGCCAACCTCTCCGCCAGCATTTCGGCTGGCGGCGAAGCCCTGGTCGAAAGCTCCGCGCTGCGCCCCCGCACCGCAACCTCCGGAACGCGCGCACTGCAATGGTTCGCCTTCGAGGAGACGGAAGTCACCGTCACCTTTGAAAACACGTCGGAAGACGCGCTTGAAGGCGTTGTCGTGGGTATCGCAGTCGCATCGGCGATTGACCTTGGCGAGGTCGCTCCCGGTGCCGCACCGACCCTGAGCCGAGCGCTGCCGGCAGAGACGCAATCATACCTCACCTTCGAAACCACCGAGCTGATCAACTGGACCATCGCGTTGCAGGGCAACATCGTCGCAGACTTCGAGCTCATCGCTACTGATGGCTCTCTCATCACAGAGGCCGTTAACACCGCGCTCTTCCGTGCTGGCGAGCTCGCCGTGGGACGCTTCCTGCTGAAAGTGACCCCCGCAGACACCGTGCCGGCTAACACTGCCGTCCAGTTTGAAGTCTCCACCGTCTTCGAGCAGTCTCTATTCGACGTCGCGGTGAACTCTCCCAGCGAAAATAATATCGTCGCCACCACAACCTCAACCATCACTGTTCCCCAATCCTGCCAGCGGGTTGGAAGTATCGAAGTCTATGTCACCACAAACCAGGGCACCTGGCAGGATGAGCTGACCCTGAAGCTGACCTCTCCCGCCTCTCAGACCGTGCGCCT